The Vulpes lagopus strain Blue_001 chromosome 6, ASM1834538v1, whole genome shotgun sequence genome has a segment encoding these proteins:
- the SRSF5 gene encoding serine/arginine-rich splicing factor 5 isoform X1 produces MSGCRVFIGRLNPAAREKDVERFFKGYGRIRDIDLKRGFGFVEFEDPRDADDAVYELDGKELCSERVTIEHARARSRGGRGRGRYSDRFSSRRPRNDRRNAPPVRTENRLIVENLSSRVSWQDLKDFMRQAGEVTFADAHRPKLNEGVVEFASYGDLKNAIEKLSGKEINGRKIKLIEGSKRHSRSRSRSRSRTRSSSRSRSRSRSRSRKSYSRSRSRSRSRSKSRSVSRSPVPEKSQKRGSSSRSKSPASVDRQRSRSRSRSRSRSVDSGN; encoded by the exons ATGAGCGGCTGTCGAGTGTTCATCGGGAGGCTAAATCCAGCGGCCAGGGAGAAAGACGTGGAAAGATTCTTCAAGGGGTATGGACGAATAAGAGATATTGATCTGAAAAGAGGCTTTGGGTTTGTG GAATTTGAGGATCCCAGGGATGCGGATGATGCTGTATATGAACTTGATGGAAAAGAACTCTGCAGTGAAAG GGTTACTATTGAACATGCTAGGGCTCGGTCTCGAGGTGGACGAGGTAGAGGACGCTATTCTGACCGTTTTAGTAGTCGCAGACCTCGAAATGATAGACG aaaTGCTCCACCTGTAAGAACAGAAAATCGGCTTATAGTTGAGAATTTATCTTCAAGAGTCAGCTGGCAG GATCTCAAAGATTTCATGAGACAAGCTGGGGAAGTAACCTTTGCGGATGCACATCGACCTAAATTAAATGAAGG gGTGGTTGAGTTTGCCTCTTATGGTGATTTAAAGAATGCTATTGaaaaactttctggaaaggaaataaatgggagaaaaatcaaattaatcgAGGGCAGCAAAAGGCACAG TAGGTCACGAAGCAGGTCTCGTTCCCGGACCAGGAGTTCCTCTAGGTCTCGTAGCCGATCTCGTTCCCGGAGTCGCAAGTCTTACAGCCGgtccaggagcaggagcaggagccggAGCAAGTCCCGTTCTGTTAGTAGGTCTCCTGTGCCTGAGAAGAGCCAGAAACGTGGTTCTTCAAGTAGATCTAAGTCTCCAGCATCTGTGGATCGTCAGAGGTCCAGGTCCCGATCCCGGTCAAGGTCCAGATCAGTTGACAGTGGCAATTAA
- the SRSF5 gene encoding serine/arginine-rich splicing factor 5 isoform X2: MSGCRVFIGRLNPAAREKDVERFFKGYGRIRDIDLKRGFGFVEFEDPRDADDAVYELDGKELCSERVTIEHARARSRGGRGRGRYSDRFSSRRPRNDRRNAPPVRTENRLIVENLSSRVSWQDLKDFMRQAGEVTFADAHRPKLNEGVVEFASYGDLKNAIEKLSGKEINGRKIKLIEGSKRHRSRSRSRSRTRSSSRSRSRSRSRSRKSYSRSRSRSRSRSKSRSVSRSPVPEKSQKRGSSSRSKSPASVDRQRSRSRSRSRSRSVDSGN; encoded by the exons ATGAGCGGCTGTCGAGTGTTCATCGGGAGGCTAAATCCAGCGGCCAGGGAGAAAGACGTGGAAAGATTCTTCAAGGGGTATGGACGAATAAGAGATATTGATCTGAAAAGAGGCTTTGGGTTTGTG GAATTTGAGGATCCCAGGGATGCGGATGATGCTGTATATGAACTTGATGGAAAAGAACTCTGCAGTGAAAG GGTTACTATTGAACATGCTAGGGCTCGGTCTCGAGGTGGACGAGGTAGAGGACGCTATTCTGACCGTTTTAGTAGTCGCAGACCTCGAAATGATAGACG aaaTGCTCCACCTGTAAGAACAGAAAATCGGCTTATAGTTGAGAATTTATCTTCAAGAGTCAGCTGGCAG GATCTCAAAGATTTCATGAGACAAGCTGGGGAAGTAACCTTTGCGGATGCACATCGACCTAAATTAAATGAAGG gGTGGTTGAGTTTGCCTCTTATGGTGATTTAAAGAATGCTATTGaaaaactttctggaaaggaaataaatgggagaaaaatcaaattaatcgAGGGCAGCAAAAGGCACAG GTCACGAAGCAGGTCTCGTTCCCGGACCAGGAGTTCCTCTAGGTCTCGTAGCCGATCTCGTTCCCGGAGTCGCAAGTCTTACAGCCGgtccaggagcaggagcaggagccggAGCAAGTCCCGTTCTGTTAGTAGGTCTCCTGTGCCTGAGAAGAGCCAGAAACGTGGTTCTTCAAGTAGATCTAAGTCTCCAGCATCTGTGGATCGTCAGAGGTCCAGGTCCCGATCCCGGTCAAGGTCCAGATCAGTTGACAGTGGCAATTAA